From the Mangifera indica cultivar Alphonso chromosome 10, CATAS_Mindica_2.1, whole genome shotgun sequence genome, one window contains:
- the LOC123227105 gene encoding NAC domain-containing protein 6-like — translation MTAELRLPGFRFHPTEDELLNFYLKNMVFGKKIHYDIIGLLNIYHHDPRDLPGLSKVGEREWYFFVPRDRKHGGGGRPNRTTEHGFWKATGSDRKIVSLSDPKRIIGLRKTLVFYEGRAPKGLKTDWVMNEYRLPDSCPLPKDIVLCKIYRKATSLKVLEQRAVEEEMKAIQASPSPPSSFETISFCSHQEDQQMAPINMSLAHMTLKQEEQEVIMEEDMINLYEKLVKEEKKGSSMCLQLPSGKTELPELQMPKMNMDWSQDQVWSQPSPWLQNMAQNLTPSYVNNF, via the exons ATGACTGCAGAGCTTCGGCTTCCAGGCTTCAGGTTCCACCCTACAGAAGATGAACTCCtcaatttttatctcaaaaacaTGGTGTTTGGGAAAAAAATACATTATGATATTATAGGTTTGCTTAATATTTACCACCATGATCCTCGGGACTTACcag GATTGTCGAAGGTGGGAGAGAGAGAGTGGTATTTTTTTGTTCCAAGAGACAGGAAACATGGCGGTGGAGGAAGGCCCAACAGGACTACTGAACATGGATTCTGGAAAGCTACCGGCTCTGACAGGAAAATTGTGAGCTTATCCGATCCAAAGCGCATTATTGGCCTCAGGAAAACTCTTGTTTTCTATGAAGGAAGAGCTCCTAAAGGACTAAAGACTGACTGGGTTATGAACGAGTATCGCCTTCCAGATAGTTGCCCTTTGCCTAAG GACATTGTATTGTGTAAGATATACAGGAAGGCAACTTCCCTGAAAGTCCTGGAGCAAAGGGCAGTGGAGGAAGAGATGAAGGCAATTCAAGCATCACCTTCTCCACCATCATCATTTGAGACAATCTCCTTCTGTAGTCACCAAGAGGACCAACAAATGGCACCCATAAATATGTCCCTGGCCCATATGACACTCAaacaagaagaacaagaagtgatcatggaagaggatatgataaatttgtatgaaaaacttgtaaaagaggagaaaaaaggGTCTTCAATGTGTCTGCAATTACCATCAGGGAAGACAGAATTGCCAGAGCTCCAAATGCCAAAAATGAACATGGATTGGAGCCAGGACCAGGTTTGGAGTCAGCCTAGTCCCTGGCTTCAAAATATGGCACAGAATTTGACCCCTAGTTATGTTAACAATTTCTAG
- the LOC123228287 gene encoding cytokinin riboside 5'-monophosphate phosphoribohydrolase LOG5-like encodes MEMEAKVVKNSRFKRVCVFCGSSTGKRNCYRDAAIDLAQELVARRLDLVYGGGSIGLMGLVSQAVHNAGGNVLGIIPRTLMNKEITGETVGEVRPVADMHQRKAEMARHSDCFIALPGGYGTLEELLEVITWAQLGIHDKPVGLLNVDGYYNYLLTFIDKAVDDGFIKPSQRSIIVSAPNAKELLQKLEEYVPVHDGAIAKAMWEVETQQQVGFNSTTLQTEVAL; translated from the exons ATGGAAATGGAAGCAAAAGTTGTGAAAAACTCAAGATTCAAGAGGGTCTGCGTGTTTTGTGGCAGCAGTACTGGCAAGAGAAATTGCTACCGTGATGCCGCCATTGACCTAGCTCAAGAACTG GTTGCTAGAAGATTGGATCTTGTGTATGGCGGAGGAAGTATTGGGTTAATGGGTTTGGTCTCTCAAGCTGTTCATAATGCCGGTGGAAATGTTCTTGG GATTATTCCAAGAACCCTGATGAACAAAGAG ATAACTGGTGAGACGGTTGGAGAAGTAAGGCCGGTAGCTGACATGCATCAAAGGAAGGCAGAAATGGCCCGCCACTCTGATTGTTTTATAGCTCTTCCAG GTGGATATGGGACTTTGGAGGAGTTATTGGAAGTCATTACATGGGCTCAGCTGGGAATACATGATAAACCT GTGGGTTTGCTTAATGTTGATGGCTATTACAACTACCTTCTCACTTTCATCGACAAAGCCGTTGATGATGGCTTTATCAAGCCTTCTCAGCGCAGCATCATTGTCTCTGCACCGAACGCCAAAGAGCTACTTCAAAAACTTGAG GAGTACGTGCCTGTGCACGATGGGGCTATAGCCAAGGCAATGTGGGAGGTCGAGACACAGCAGCAAGTGGGGTTCAATTCTACAACTTTGCAGACTGAGGTCGCTTTATAA